The following are from one region of the candidate division WWE3 bacterium genome:
- the hisS gene encoding histidine--tRNA ligase: MEKIKAEKLSTQPYKGARDFYPEDMKIRNYIFNTWKQVCLSFGFEEYDFPIIEPLEIFAAKSGSEIVNDQLFSFEDRGGRKLAVRPELTPGTVRMIAQKFEELPKPVRWFMIGNNWRFEKPQLGRGREFYQLEANIFGEAGATADFEIFSLIISLLKAFGAKQEQFSVRFSDRRLVAELLGNVLGLSEELQTKVRRLMDKKGKLSQEDFDAALLDLGLKQGQVDSVNKFLSSKFQDLPSIISDELLNKNEGYLAIQKLVSLLKDAGLYEYCRFDPSIIRGFDYSDGFVYEVYDENPNNRRSLFGGERFDRLINIFGDYELPATGFALGDYTFLEFLKNWNLLPKMENTIDFLVTVWPSESDGYQKRAFEVATKLRESGKNVVTWLGKSDKLEKQLKYADRKQIGKALIIGETELKDGTVAVKDMIARSQETVTLEKLLKL; encoded by the coding sequence ATGGAAAAAATAAAAGCCGAAAAACTAAGCACCCAGCCTTATAAAGGGGCGAGGGATTTTTATCCGGAGGATATGAAAATCCGGAATTATATTTTTAACACTTGGAAACAGGTGTGCTTATCGTTTGGTTTTGAAGAATATGATTTTCCGATCATTGAGCCTCTAGAAATTTTTGCGGCTAAGTCTGGATCGGAAATCGTCAACGACCAACTGTTCTCATTTGAAGACCGAGGTGGCCGCAAACTGGCCGTTCGACCAGAACTGACTCCGGGAACAGTCCGAATGATTGCTCAGAAGTTTGAGGAACTGCCAAAGCCTGTGCGCTGGTTTATGATCGGCAATAATTGGCGCTTTGAGAAGCCACAGCTAGGCCGGGGGCGCGAATTTTACCAACTCGAAGCTAACATTTTTGGCGAAGCGGGAGCTACGGCCGACTTTGAAATTTTCTCTTTAATCATTTCTTTACTTAAAGCTTTTGGGGCTAAACAAGAGCAATTTAGCGTGCGGTTTAGCGATCGAAGATTAGTCGCTGAACTGTTAGGGAACGTCTTGGGATTGTCAGAAGAATTGCAAACAAAAGTAAGAAGGTTGATGGACAAGAAGGGTAAGTTATCTCAGGAGGATTTCGATGCTGCCTTACTTGACTTGGGTCTAAAACAAGGTCAAGTCGATTCCGTTAACAAATTTCTAAGTTCCAAGTTTCAAGATTTACCGAGTATTATTTCCGATGAGTTACTTAATAAAAACGAAGGATATTTAGCCATTCAGAAACTAGTCAGTCTTCTCAAAGACGCGGGACTTTATGAATATTGCCGCTTTGACCCCTCGATTATTCGTGGCTTTGATTATAGCGATGGTTTTGTTTATGAAGTTTACGATGAGAACCCAAATAATCGGCGGTCGCTTTTTGGCGGGGAACGCTTCGATCGGCTAATAAATATCTTTGGCGATTACGAACTACCTGCGACCGGCTTTGCTCTTGGTGACTACACTTTTTTAGAATTTTTAAAGAACTGGAATCTGTTACCAAAGATGGAGAATACAATCGACTTCTTAGTCACTGTTTGGCCTTCCGAGTCGGACGGTTACCAAAAAAGAGCGTTTGAAGTGGCCACTAAATTACGAGAATCTGGTAAAAACGTAGTCACTTGGCTTGGAAAATCCGACAAACTCGAGAAGCAACTTAAATACGCTGATCGGAAACAGATCGGGAAAGCGCTCATTATTGGTGAGACGGAACTAAAAGACGGCACGGTCGCCGTAAAAGATATGATTGCCCGCAGCCAAGAAACTGTAACACTTGAAAAACTGCTTAAACTCTAA
- a CDS encoding helix-turn-helix transcriptional regulator — translation MKREYPDVTPFIEEALKNPKIKAAYDRAEPEYAAMEAVLKARMEKGLTQTQLAKKMGTKQAVVSRLESGLANPSVKFLMRLADALDCRLTIRFSPCS, via the coding sequence ATGAAAAGAGAATATCCAGATGTAACACCATTTATTGAAGAGGCTTTGAAGAATCCAAAGATTAAAGCTGCATATGATCGTGCAGAACCGGAGTATGCCGCTATGGAAGCGGTTCTTAAAGCGCGGATGGAAAAAGGTTTAACGCAAACTCAGCTGGCTAAAAAGATGGGCACCAAGCAAGCAGTAGTTTCCAGGTTAGAAAGTGGTTTAGCTAACCCCTCTGTCAAATTCTTGATGAGGCTCGCGGACGCTCTCGACTGCCGACTCACAATTCGCTTTAGCCCCTGCTCGTGA
- a CDS encoding type II toxin-antitoxin system RelE/ParE family toxin, producing MSWFVKFYKTSREELPVQEFVETLDESTYGKYINAVRMLKEYGPFLKPPISKKISSHIYELRITGEINVRIFYTIINNDFYLLHGFKKQSQKTPPKEIKKAIDRYKEII from the coding sequence GTGAGTTGGTTTGTTAAGTTCTATAAAACTTCTAGAGAGGAATTGCCTGTTCAGGAATTCGTAGAAACATTGGACGAGTCTACTTATGGTAAATATATTAACGCGGTAAGAATGCTTAAGGAGTACGGCCCCTTTCTAAAACCACCAATTAGTAAAAAGATTTCCAGCCATATTTACGAGCTCCGGATTACCGGGGAAATAAATGTTCGTATCTTTTATACGATAATTAATAATGATTTTTATCTTCTGCATGGTTTTAAGAAGCAAAGTCAGAAAACACCTCCGAAAGAAATCAAAAAAGCCATTGACAGATATAAAGAAATTATATAA
- a CDS encoding AAA family ATPase yields MAEDFLFIELKKLNDQVSAAKGLPDGLKERLVQMLDRLNRLSHVSNYSSEFDTLSTYIETVLSIPWGNYTKDNLNIANAQKVLDANHYGLDDVKQRVLEYLAVQKMLIEQKADKPMEKATVLCLVGLQGVGKTTMARSVAEALGKKFIRISMGALGTTTELRGKSKSLPDPEPGQIVKALIRTGVRNPLILLDEMDKVSGEQGLRSDFMAVLLELLDPEQNTSFRDHYLDYPLDLSDVMFICSANNIGTFSAALMDRLEIIQMPSYTDSQKEVIIKNYLLPKVMKATGLKSEQLSFSDEIWPKLIRPLGYDSGIRSLQRIIEAVCRKVVLQIVEGKATAVTITSNNIKDFMPRY; encoded by the coding sequence GTGGCGGAAGATTTCCTCTTTATTGAACTAAAAAAACTAAACGACCAAGTATCGGCCGCGAAGGGGCTCCCGGATGGTCTAAAAGAACGCTTGGTTCAGATGCTGGACCGACTTAATCGCCTTTCGCATGTCTCTAATTATTCTTCAGAGTTTGATACCTTAAGCACTTACATAGAAACCGTCCTTTCAATTCCCTGGGGAAATTACACTAAAGATAATTTAAATATCGCTAACGCGCAGAAAGTGCTTGATGCAAATCATTACGGACTAGACGATGTGAAACAGCGAGTTTTAGAATATTTGGCCGTCCAAAAAATGTTAATTGAACAGAAGGCTGACAAACCAATGGAAAAAGCCACGGTACTTTGTTTGGTTGGGTTGCAGGGCGTTGGGAAGACGACTATGGCGCGGTCTGTAGCCGAAGCCCTTGGCAAAAAATTTATCCGGATTTCTATGGGCGCCCTCGGCACAACGACCGAACTGCGTGGTAAAAGCAAAAGTTTACCGGACCCGGAACCGGGCCAAATTGTTAAAGCTTTGATTCGGACTGGAGTCAGAAATCCCTTAATTCTGCTTGATGAAATGGATAAAGTCAGTGGCGAACAAGGGCTACGCAGTGACTTTATGGCTGTCCTTCTCGAACTACTTGATCCTGAGCAGAATACTTCGTTTCGCGATCATTATCTTGATTATCCTTTGGACCTGTCAGATGTGATGTTTATTTGTAGCGCTAATAATATTGGGACTTTTTCGGCCGCGCTTATGGATCGCTTAGAAATTATTCAAATGCCTTCATACACCGATTCTCAAAAGGAAGTAATCATTAAAAATTATTTACTGCCAAAAGTGATGAAGGCGACAGGACTCAAAAGTGAGCAGCTGTCTTTTAGTGACGAGATTTGGCCGAAATTAATTCGCCCCTTGGGTTATGATTCGGGAATCCGAAGTTTGCAAAGAATTATTGAAGCTGTCTGTCGCAAAGTTGTCCTCCAAATCGTAGAGGGCAAAGCGACAGCGGTAACTATTACCTCAAATAATATTAAAGATTTCATGCCACGATACTAG
- a CDS encoding SPFH/Band 7/PHB domain protein, with product MYLFLIICLLVFVFFAGIRIIRPTHRGVVERLGKYHHFADAGFNWIIPFIDRIATVDVTEQMVNAEPQEIITNDNLNATVDAQVYFKVKNDEDSVKKSQYSVNNYYYQIVSLARTTLRNIIGTMTLKSANSERGRINFELQKTLRDETGSWGLEIVRTELKEIDPPKDVQETMNKVVKAENEKIAAIDYATATETAADGQKRAEIKKAEGIKQANILEAEGEAEAIKLVNESAEKYFVGNAQVLRRIEAVEKALSNNSKIIVPSDKELVNVIGDMAGIIPLPKGGQK from the coding sequence ATGTATTTATTTTTAATAATCTGCCTTTTAGTTTTCGTCTTTTTCGCCGGGATCAGAATTATTCGGCCCACTCATCGCGGTGTGGTGGAGCGTCTTGGTAAGTATCATCATTTTGCCGATGCCGGTTTTAACTGGATTATTCCCTTTATTGACCGCATCGCCACGGTTGACGTCACTGAACAAATGGTCAATGCCGAACCTCAGGAAATTATTACCAACGATAATTTAAACGCCACCGTCGACGCCCAAGTTTATTTTAAAGTCAAGAACGACGAAGACAGCGTTAAAAAATCCCAATACAGTGTTAATAATTATTACTACCAAATCGTCAGTTTAGCCCGCACCACTCTCCGTAACATTATCGGCACCATGACTTTAAAGTCAGCTAATAGCGAGCGCGGTCGCATTAATTTTGAGTTACAGAAAACACTCCGTGATGAAACCGGCTCTTGGGGTCTGGAAATTGTTCGCACCGAACTTAAAGAAATTGATCCGCCTAAAGACGTGCAGGAAACGATGAATAAAGTTGTTAAAGCCGAGAACGAGAAGATCGCTGCCATTGATTACGCTACGGCGACCGAAACGGCCGCAGATGGCCAAAAGCGAGCCGAAATCAAGAAAGCCGAGGGTATTAAGCAAGCCAATATTTTAGAGGCCGAAGGCGAAGCCGAAGCTATAAAACTCGTTAACGAATCCGCGGAAAAATACTTCGTCGGTAACGCTCAGGTGCTCCGCCGTATTGAAGCCGTGGAAAAAGCTTTAAGTAATAACTCTAAAATAATCGTTCCCAGCGACAAAGAACTTGTTAACGTGATTGGTGATATGGCTGGTATTATTCCGTTGCCTAAAGGAGGGCAAAAATAA
- a CDS encoding RDD family protein yields MTATIKNHPDTINATSIISIPPKYASFWRRALALVIDVILINFTYYYIDRVASNVYDYLNPAYHRVSGDGDGISIFFHFVFIVLYFCFFWFKNHGRTPGNSVLGISVIDENGDRLKLSSCLIRLHAVLLIVGAGILEFVIFTCGLDKLLNLLPVDVNLVIANVLALNIIIFLALLILYFTIGFFVSVFDKKHQSWHDRVAKTLVVITAVPATKLEKLVIYFILSIYIAVFTSSVLTVVLNIQ; encoded by the coding sequence GTGACAGCAACTATAAAAAATCACCCTGATACCATCAACGCAACTTCAATTATCTCGATTCCTCCAAAGTACGCCAGTTTTTGGCGACGAGCACTTGCTTTAGTAATCGATGTAATATTAATAAATTTTACTTATTACTATATCGATCGAGTAGCCAGTAACGTATATGATTATTTAAACCCTGCTTACCATCGAGTTTCTGGAGATGGCGACGGTATATCTATTTTCTTTCATTTTGTTTTCATAGTTCTTTATTTCTGTTTTTTCTGGTTTAAAAACCATGGCCGCACCCCTGGAAACAGTGTTCTTGGAATCTCGGTGATTGACGAAAACGGTGATCGACTTAAATTAAGTAGTTGCTTAATTAGGTTGCACGCTGTTCTACTAATTGTAGGCGCCGGTATATTAGAATTTGTTATCTTTACTTGCGGTCTTGATAAATTACTTAACCTACTTCCGGTTGATGTTAATCTTGTGATCGCTAATGTACTAGCTTTAAATATAATTATATTTTTAGCATTACTTATACTATATTTTACAATTGGCTTTTTTGTTTCAGTTTTTGATAAGAAACATCAATCTTGGCATGATAGGGTTGCTAAAACACTAGTTGTAATAACTGCAGTTCCAGCGACGAAGTTAGAGAAATTAGTTATTTACTTTATTTTATCGATTTACATAGCTGTTTTTACCTCTTCAGTGTTAACCGTGGTACTAAATATTCAGTAA
- a CDS encoding BRO family protein — protein MVKDSVDTLAIFDGYKIRRHFDEGSETWYFSVIDIVRALTLQPHFQAARNYWKVLKSRLLAEGSEVVTKCNRLKLPAEDGKMRMTDVADVETLLRLIQSVPSPKAEPIKLWLAKVGYERIQESADPERSLNRARENWKKYGRSEKWIQQRMTGQETRNKLTDYWKSHDVKEQNEYAVLTNIIHHEWSDLTVKQHKNLKNLKTENLRDHMTEAELIFTALAELSTRQIAETVGASGFTENKIPAVRGGRVAKNARKELEQKTGRKIISRENFKSPLPTLAGDF, from the coding sequence ATGGTCAAGGACTCTGTAGATACATTGGCTATTTTCGATGGCTACAAGATCCGTCGCCACTTCGATGAGGGTTCTGAAACCTGGTATTTTTCTGTTATCGACATCGTCCGAGCTTTAACTTTACAACCTCATTTCCAAGCGGCGAGGAACTATTGGAAGGTCTTAAAAAGCCGACTATTAGCTGAGGGTAGTGAAGTGGTTACAAAATGTAACCGGTTGAAATTACCAGCGGAAGACGGAAAAATGCGCATGACAGACGTTGCGGACGTCGAAACATTGCTAAGACTAATCCAATCAGTCCCCAGTCCCAAGGCTGAGCCTATTAAGCTATGGTTGGCTAAAGTTGGTTACGAAAGAATCCAGGAAAGTGCTGATCCGGAGAGGTCCCTAAACCGCGCTCGTGAAAACTGGAAAAAGTACGGTCGGAGTGAGAAATGGATTCAACAGAGGATGACAGGCCAGGAAACCAGAAATAAATTAACAGATTATTGGAAATCGCATGATGTGAAAGAGCAAAATGAATACGCCGTTTTAACAAATATTATTCATCATGAATGGTCGGATCTAACTGTAAAGCAGCATAAAAACTTAAAAAACTTGAAAACGGAAAACCTAAGGGATCATATGACGGAGGCGGAGTTAATCTTTACCGCGCTGGCAGAACTTTCGACCCGTCAAATAGCGGAGACCGTTGGGGCTAGTGGTTTTACAGAAAATAAAATTCCGGCGGTACGGGGAGGGCGAGTAGCCAAAAATGCTCGGAAAGAGTTGGAACAAAAAACCGGTCGTAAAATAATTTCCAGAGAAAATTTTAAGTCACCTCTACCAACCCTGGCGGGCGATTTTTAA
- a CDS encoding nucleoside monophosphate kinase, giving the protein MNIVILGPMGCGKSTQARLLSAVLGIPAISTGDIFRSLEHGNSLMARRIRDKIMRGLLVTDEDTFAVLSVEFRKPSYQKGVILDGFPRNIYQAQHSPIRFDYAVQLSVSDKISIERLLLRRREDDTPEIVHKRLEIYHRETEPILKMYEVAGILKVINGEQPVPKIFSDIKVALGLTVA; this is encoded by the coding sequence ATGAACATAGTCATTTTGGGACCAATGGGCTGCGGAAAATCCACTCAAGCGCGTCTCCTCTCTGCCGTTCTTGGTATTCCGGCAATTTCGACCGGCGATATCTTCCGAAGTTTAGAACATGGTAACTCATTAATGGCGCGTCGGATTCGCGACAAAATCATGCGTGGTCTTCTAGTTACAGACGAGGATACTTTCGCGGTCTTATCGGTCGAGTTTAGAAAACCCAGTTACCAAAAAGGGGTGATACTGGATGGCTTCCCTAGGAATATTTATCAGGCGCAGCATTCACCAATCAGATTTGATTACGCAGTGCAACTCTCAGTTTCCGACAAAATCTCCATTGAGCGGTTGTTACTGCGGCGCCGTGAGGACGACACCCCAGAAATTGTTCATAAGCGTTTGGAAATATATCATCGCGAAACGGAGCCGATTTTAAAAATGTACGAAGTGGCCGGAATTCTTAAAGTCATTAATGGTGAACAGCCGGTCCCCAAGATTTTTTCGGATATTAAGGTAGCACTGGGCTTGACAGTGGCCTAA
- the secY gene encoding preprotein translocase subunit SecY → MIDKIIRTIRNMWEVPELRRRILFTILILALLRVLSNIPLPGVDVSKLRDLLSRNAFFGLFDLFSGGNLQHFSIASLSLNPYITASVIFQLLGMALPKIEALQKEPGGYEKINQWTRLLTVPLAIVQAVGLYFLLSKQINIFGSLQWWELGTLIITLVAGTMIMMWLGELLTEYGIGNGISVVITAGILSRLPSAFSSLTQTITPENSFNLIALGVAAVAIIIAIVAVNEGERRIPIHVARRTNSTGGYSEAPTHLPLKVNQAGVMPIIFAVAVVMLPASLGQFLQRFSEPQIRAVANWLIVNFTPQKAVYNIFYFVMVVAFTFFYTVISFNPEKIADEFMKSGRFIPGIRPGKPTVNFLNWILARITLSGAIFLGLVAVLPSLMQNLFATAASLAIGGTSVLIVVSVVLESVKQVESLLVTRDYDSFLK, encoded by the coding sequence ATGATCGATAAAATTATTCGAACTATTCGCAATATGTGGGAGGTGCCGGAGTTGCGACGGCGGATTTTGTTTACTATCCTGATTTTGGCGCTCCTTAGGGTTCTGTCAAATATTCCTCTGCCTGGCGTTGACGTTAGTAAGCTACGCGATTTGCTCTCTCGCAACGCTTTTTTTGGTCTTTTTGATTTATTTAGTGGTGGGAATTTACAACATTTTTCAATCGCCAGTTTAAGCCTTAACCCTTATATCACCGCTTCCGTTATTTTTCAGTTACTAGGGATGGCCTTGCCAAAAATCGAAGCTTTGCAAAAAGAGCCGGGAGGGTACGAAAAGATTAATCAGTGGACCCGTCTTTTAACTGTTCCTCTCGCCATCGTTCAAGCCGTTGGCCTCTATTTTCTACTTTCCAAACAAATCAATATTTTCGGGAGTTTGCAGTGGTGGGAGCTGGGGACTCTGATCATCACACTGGTTGCCGGAACGATGATCATGATGTGGCTGGGAGAATTACTCACGGAATATGGCATTGGTAACGGAATTTCGGTGGTTATCACCGCCGGCATTTTAAGCCGTTTGCCCTCGGCCTTTTCGTCACTAACCCAAACTATTACTCCCGAAAACTCCTTTAATTTAATTGCGCTGGGAGTGGCGGCGGTGGCTATTATCATTGCCATTGTGGCCGTTAACGAAGGGGAGCGCCGGATTCCAATTCACGTGGCGCGTCGCACTAATAGTACCGGAGGTTACAGTGAAGCCCCAACTCACTTACCGTTAAAAGTGAATCAGGCCGGGGTGATGCCGATTATTTTTGCGGTGGCAGTAGTAATGTTGCCGGCCTCGCTGGGTCAATTTTTACAACGTTTCTCGGAGCCGCAAATTAGAGCCGTTGCCAATTGGTTAATTGTTAACTTTACTCCTCAAAAAGCAGTCTATAATATTTTTTACTTTGTGATGGTGGTGGCTTTCACCTTCTTTTATACTGTAATTTCGTTTAATCCTGAAAAAATTGCTGATGAGTTTATGAAAAGTGGTAGGTTTATCCCGGGAATTCGGCCGGGGAAGCCGACAGTCAACTTTCTAAACTGGATTCTGGCTCGCATTACTTTGTCTGGAGCAATTTTCCTCGGTCTCGTTGCAGTTCTGCCATCACTAATGCAGAATTTATTCGCGACAGCCGCTTCTCTCGCCATTGGCGGTACCAGTGTTCTAATCGTAGTTTCGGTTGTGCTAGAATCAGTAAAGCAAGTCGAGTCTTTACTGGTGACCCGTGACTACGATTCTTTTTTGAAATGA
- a CDS encoding RDD family protein, with the protein MEQVTLNNPSVSTAPINSNQPNYAGFYRRGAALAVDGLIIGCITLLLRVVLGKIIPTAIASNISYLISFLYYVILWVQTNGQTPGKKLVKIRIVREDGRPIDWVTAGLRQIFTLVSSYVFLLGYIWAYRDKKKQTWHDKIAKTIVVEDGGPATTSMYLLGYLVVPIISIVVYIPLSVALAAYMTPVSTSPLSLSYLFDIFQKWVKTNTH; encoded by the coding sequence ATGGAACAAGTTACTCTCAACAACCCGTCCGTTTCGACGGCTCCAATAAATTCTAATCAACCCAATTATGCAGGATTCTACCGTCGTGGCGCTGCTTTAGCGGTCGATGGTTTAATTATTGGTTGTATTACGTTATTATTACGCGTTGTTCTTGGAAAAATAATTCCTACAGCGATTGCTAGTAATATTTCTTATTTGATCTCTTTTCTATACTATGTAATTCTTTGGGTGCAAACAAATGGCCAAACACCCGGAAAGAAATTAGTGAAAATTCGAATTGTTCGGGAAGATGGTCGGCCAATTGATTGGGTTACTGCTGGTTTACGTCAGATTTTTACTCTCGTTTCTTCATACGTATTTCTGCTTGGTTATATTTGGGCCTACCGCGACAAAAAGAAGCAAACCTGGCATGACAAAATTGCGAAGACTATCGTTGTTGAAGATGGTGGTCCAGCCACTACAAGCATGTATTTGTTAGGGTATTTAGTGGTTCCAATTATTTCTATTGTGGTATACATTCCACTTAGTGTTGCTTTGGCTGCCTATATGACACCAGTAAGTACATCGCCATTAAGTTTGAGTTATTTATTTGATATTTTTCAAAAGTGGGTAAAAACTAATACTCACTAA
- the map gene encoding type I methionyl aminopeptidase gives MSITIKSPEDIKAMRASGIIAGEILKKTAAQVGVGVSTLELNNFAEGLMAENKVEPSFKTVSGYKFGTCINVNDGIVHGLPSKDVIIKAGDVVKIDLGVILDGWHSDTATTVYVPCGDVTKDNIIERFLEVGQITLDKAIDKARVGNKISDISRVIEEEIEEKNGYGVVYELTGHGVGRSLHEDPDIPGVLLMGSDVTIKEGMVLAIEIIYCFGEGDMKTSSDDWTIVTSDGSIAGLFEHTVAVTLNGPQVLTAAS, from the coding sequence GTGTCTATAACTATTAAATCTCCAGAAGATATTAAAGCCATGCGAGCTAGCGGCATAATTGCTGGGGAAATTCTTAAAAAAACCGCCGCTCAGGTTGGGGTAGGTGTGTCGACGCTGGAACTCAACAACTTTGCTGAAGGGCTCATGGCTGAAAATAAAGTCGAGCCATCTTTTAAAACTGTTTCCGGTTACAAATTTGGCACTTGCATTAACGTTAACGACGGCATTGTGCACGGACTGCCGTCAAAAGACGTCATCATTAAAGCCGGCGATGTCGTCAAAATAGATCTCGGCGTCATTTTGGACGGTTGGCATTCTGATACCGCGACTACAGTTTACGTCCCCTGTGGCGACGTCACGAAAGACAATATTATTGAGAGGTTCCTTGAGGTCGGTCAAATTACACTAGATAAAGCTATTGATAAGGCTCGCGTCGGTAATAAAATTTCTGATATTAGTCGAGTCATAGAAGAAGAAATTGAGGAGAAAAATGGTTATGGCGTGGTCTACGAACTGACTGGACACGGCGTTGGCAGATCACTACACGAAGATCCCGATATTCCGGGAGTGTTATTAATGGGCTCCGACGTGACTATAAAAGAAGGCATGGTGCTGGCCATTGAGATTATTTATTGCTTTGGCGAGGGCGATATGAAAACAAGTTCTGATGACTGGACTATTGTCACTTCTGACGGTAGTATTGCCGGTCTGTTTGAACATACGGTTGCCGTAACATTAAACGGCCCGCAAGTGTTGACAGCGGCGTCTTAA
- a CDS encoding uracil-DNA glycosylase, giving the protein MGNDDLLKRIASTVTKCQKCRLCHGRKNAVPGEGNPRAQIVFIGEGPGMNEDEQGRPFVGQSGALLSELLKTIRLTRQDVWIGNIVKCRPPDNREPMVDEIRACTPYLDDQLRAIKPKLVIPLGKFALEHFLKDSKISKDHGVPKKVGNFIIFPLYHPAAALRSENVKRVLKEDFLKIPGILNMDQSTIKVAGNVKKVDESQVSLF; this is encoded by the coding sequence ATGGGAAATGATGACTTACTAAAAAGAATTGCGTCCACGGTGACTAAATGCCAGAAATGTCGACTCTGTCATGGCCGTAAAAACGCGGTGCCCGGCGAGGGTAATCCCAGAGCGCAAATTGTATTTATTGGCGAGGGGCCAGGTATGAATGAAGATGAACAGGGGCGCCCGTTCGTGGGCCAGTCCGGAGCGCTTTTGTCAGAGTTACTGAAGACCATTCGCTTAACTCGACAAGATGTGTGGATTGGTAATATCGTAAAATGTCGGCCGCCCGACAATCGGGAACCGATGGTTGATGAAATTAGGGCCTGCACACCATATTTAGATGATCAGCTGCGGGCTATCAAGCCGAAATTAGTAATTCCTCTTGGCAAGTTCGCCTTGGAGCACTTTTTAAAGGACTCTAAAATCAGTAAGGACCATGGCGTTCCGAAGAAAGTTGGTAATTTTATTATTTTCCCTCTTTACCATCCCGCCGCAGCGCTTCGGAGCGAAAATGTAAAGCGGGTCCTAAAAGAAGATTTCCTAAAGATTCCCGGTATTTTAAATATGGATCAGAGCACAATTAAAGTGGCTGGGAATGTGAAGAAGGTAGATGAGAGTCAGGTAAGTTTATTTTAA